GTTCTCGGCGCGTCGGCCGTGTTCCTACTGGGGACGCGCGCCGCGCGCAACGCCCGCGAAGGCGGTGAGGTTCACGATCCAGCCTCCGGAGGGCGGAAACTTCGTGAACGCTCTCGAGGCGACGGCGTTCGCGTTTTCGCCGGACGGGACGCAGCTTGCCTACGTCGCGAGGGAGCCGAAGGGTGGGCGCCGTGTTTGGCTTCGGGCCTTGTCCGACTTCGAGGGCCGGCCGCTTGCGGGCACGGAGGGGGCTTCGTCGGTGTTCTGGTCGCCGGACGGACTCGCGCTCGGGTTCTTCGCCGGAAGCAAGCTGAAGCGCGTCGATCTTCCGGCAGGTGCGCCGGTCTCGATCTGCGAGGCCGCCGGCGGAGGAGGCAAGTCGGGTACGTGGGGGACTGGAGGCGACATCCTCTACGCGAATGTTCAGGGCGACGCGATTTACCGGGTCCCGGCATCCGGCGGGACGCCGAGCGTCGTCCTGAAGCCTGACGCGGCGGCAGGCGAGGAGCGGGTGGTCTGGCCCTGGTACCTGCCGGACGGCAGGAGGTTCCTTTTCTATTCGCGCTTCAAGGACACGGGAAGAGTCATGCTGGCCGAGCCGGGGAAGCCCCCCAGACTCGTGCTGGCGGCCGCGTCGACGGTCCAGTACGTGGATCCGGGCTATCTCGCCTTCGTGAAAGAGGGGAGTCTCCTCGCCCAGCGCTTCGACCCGCGGAGCGGGACGTTGTCCGGTGTTCCGTTCTCGGTCGCCGAGCGGGTCCGGTACTTCATGTCGACCGCTTCCGGCTCGTTCGCGACGTCGCGCGGTGGCTCGCTCGCGTACCAGGTCCACGACGACGTCCATCGCCTCGTCTGGTTCGACCGCTCAGGCCGCGAGGTCGGGACGGTCGGTGTGCCCGCGAAGCACCACGACGTCCGGGTCTCCCGCGACGGCCGCCCGATTCTCTTCGACCGCGCCGTGGAGGATCTCGGGACCTACGACGTCTGGTCTTTCGACGCCGGGCGAAACGTGGAAACTCGTGTGACGTCCACGCCGGACAGCGAGTTTTCGCCCCTCTGGCTGCCCGGGGGGAAGGGCCTCCTCTACTCGGCCGTCCGGGGGTCGAATCCGCGCCTCGTGCGCCGGGACCTCGCGACGGGACACGAGGAGGTCGTGCTCCCGGAGGGCGGCTTTCAGATAGCCGGCGACATCTCGCCCGACGGGAAGACGCTCGTCTACTTCGCGAGAGCCGCGAAGGGCTCCTTCGACATGTGGGAGGTCGGGCTCGAGGGCGCCGGCTCGCCCCGCCTGCTCCTCGAAGGGACTTCACTGGGTACGATCGTGCGGTTTTCTCCCGACGGTCGCTTTCTCGCGTTCACGTCCGGTGAGGCGGGGCAGCCCGAGGCCTACGTGATGCCGTACCCGGGGCCCGGGGAGAAGACCCGCGTTTCGTCGGAAGGCGCGAGCGGAGTGCGCTGGAGCCGGGACGGAAGCGAACTCCTCTATCTGACCCGTGATCTGCACCTCATGTCGGTGCCGGTTCGGACGTCTCCGTCGCTCCATCTGGGCGTTCCGAAGTCCCTCTTCCAGGTCAAGGGCCGTTCCGGCGGCTGGCTGGCCTTCGAGGTTTCGACGGACGGGACGCGGTTCCTCGCCATCACGACGGAATCGGTCGCCGACGAGCGTCCCCTGAACGTCGTCGTGAACTGGCCGGCCGAGGCTCCGAAGTAGCCGGTCGTTTATCCTCCCCGCGGTGCTGTACCGCCTCGAAAGCGTCCGCAAGAGCTTCGGGACGAAGGACGTCCTCGTAGAGGCCACGTGGCAGCACGATCCGGGTCGGATCGTGGGGCTCGTGGGGCGTAACGGGGCGGGGAAGTCGACCGTCCTGAAGATCGTCCAAGGCACTGTCGAGCCCGACGGGGGGAAACGCCATCTCGCTGGCGGGACTACCTTTGCGTCGCTCGATCAGGCCGTCGAGCCCGAGGGCGACGAGCCCCTCCGGGCCTTCGTCGCCCGCGCCCAGGAGCCGCTCCTCGACCTCGAGCGGACGATGCGGCGGCTGGAGGAGGAGATCGCCACGCACGGCGCCGACGGCGACCGGACGGCTCTCGACGCTCTTCTCGCCGAGCACGACGACGTGCGTGAGCACTTCGAACGCTCGGGAGGGTACGAGGCCGATTCCCGGATCGACCGCGTCCTCGAAGGCGTGGGCCTCGCGCGGACGATGTGGGACCGTCCCGTCGGCGACCTCTCGGGCGGGCAGAAGCACCGTGCCCAGATCGCGCGCCTTCTGCTGACCGACGCGTCCGTCCTCCTCCTCGACGAGCCCACGAACCACCTCGACGTCTCGGGCATGGAGTTCCTCGAGGGCTGGCTCGTCGAAAGGAAGACGTCCGCGAACCTCTCGGCGCTCGTCGTCTCGCACGACCGCCGCTTCCTCAACGCGGTCGCGGACCGCATCGTCGAGGTCGCGAACGGCCGCCTCGAGGACTACCCGGGCGACTACGCGACGTACCGCAAACTGAAAGCGGAGCGGGACCGCGTGCGGGCGAAGGAGGCCGAGAAGCAGCGGCAGATGATCGAGCGGACCGAGGACTTCATCCGCCGCAACATCGCGGGGCAGAAGACGAAGCAGGCGCAGGGGCGACGGAAGATGCTCGCGCGGATCGAGCGCATCGAGGCGCCCCGGGAGGACGCGAACGACGTTTCGATCCGGTTCGAGGAGGCGCGCGTTTCGGGCGGGCGCGTCCTCGAGGCGAAGAAGATCGTCCCCGGCTACCCGGAGACCGGACCCCTCACGCAGCCCGTCTCGTTCCTGCTGCGCCGCGGCGACCGCATGGCGCTGTGGGGGCCGAACGGCTGCGGCAAGACGACGCTCCTGAAGAACCTGGCCCGGGTTCTCCCTGCGATATCGGGGTCGGTCGCGCCCGGCGTCGGCGTCCTGATCGGTTACTACGACCAGGAGATGGCCGACCTCTCGCCGAACGCGTCCGCGCTCGACGTCGTGATGGATCTCGACCCCTCGATGAAGGAGGGCGAGGCGCGCGACTTCCTCGCCCTCTTCGACTTCCGGGGCGACGAGGTCTACCAGAAGATCGCGACGCTCTCCGGCGGCGAGAAGGGCCGGCTCTCGCTCGCGCGCATCGTCTTCGGCGGCGCGAACCTGCTCCTCCTCGACGAGCCCACGAACCACCTCGACCTCGACGCGCGCGAGGCGCTCGAGGACGCGCTGCTGGAGTTCGAGGGCGCGATCGTCTTCGTCTCCCACGACCGCTGGTTCGTCGACCGCATCGCGACGCAGATCCTCGAGATCGCGCCGGGCGGCGCGGTCGAAGTGCACGACGGGAACTACTCGGAGATGCTCAGGAGAAAGAAGGAGCAGGAGAGAAGAAGAGGGGAAGACAAAGAGAAGATTTCTTTGAAAGGTGAAGAGGCGGGCGGCGCCTCCCGTGGCGGCGGTGCGCGCTCCGGCGCAGCCCGCACCGCGGGGGCGCAACCCGGCGCTGCGGCCACACACACACCTTCTAAGAAGTCTTCGTCTTCTTCTTCCT
The window above is part of the Acidobacteriota bacterium genome. Proteins encoded here:
- a CDS encoding PD40 domain-containing protein; its protein translation is MNALEATAFAFSPDGTQLAYVAREPKGGRRVWLRALSDFEGRPLAGTEGASSVFWSPDGLALGFFAGSKLKRVDLPAGAPVSICEAAGGGGKSGTWGTGGDILYANVQGDAIYRVPASGGTPSVVLKPDAAAGEERVVWPWYLPDGRRFLFYSRFKDTGRVMLAEPGKPPRLVLAAASTVQYVDPGYLAFVKEGSLLAQRFDPRSGTLSGVPFSVAERVRYFMSTASGSFATSRGGSLAYQVHDDVHRLVWFDRSGREVGTVGVPAKHHDVRVSRDGRPILFDRAVEDLGTYDVWSFDAGRNVETRVTSTPDSEFSPLWLPGGKGLLYSAVRGSNPRLVRRDLATGHEEVVLPEGGFQIAGDISPDGKTLVYFARAAKGSFDMWEVGLEGAGSPRLLLEGTSLGTIVRFSPDGRFLAFTSGEAGQPEAYVMPYPGPGEKTRVSSEGASGVRWSRDGSELLYLTRDLHLMSVPVRTSPSLHLGVPKSLFQVKGRSGGWLAFEVSTDGTRFLAITTESVADERPLNVVVNWPAEAPK
- a CDS encoding ABC-F family ATP-binding cassette domain-containing protein — protein: MLYRLESVRKSFGTKDVLVEATWQHDPGRIVGLVGRNGAGKSTVLKIVQGTVEPDGGKRHLAGGTTFASLDQAVEPEGDEPLRAFVARAQEPLLDLERTMRRLEEEIATHGADGDRTALDALLAEHDDVREHFERSGGYEADSRIDRVLEGVGLARTMWDRPVGDLSGGQKHRAQIARLLLTDASVLLLDEPTNHLDVSGMEFLEGWLVERKTSANLSALVVSHDRRFLNAVADRIVEVANGRLEDYPGDYATYRKLKAERDRVRAKEAEKQRQMIERTEDFIRRNIAGQKTKQAQGRRKMLARIERIEAPREDANDVSIRFEEARVSGGRVLEAKKIVPGYPETGPLTQPVSFLLRRGDRMALWGPNGCGKTTLLKNLARVLPAISGSVAPGVGVLIGYYDQEMADLSPNASALDVVMDLDPSMKEGEARDFLALFDFRGDEVYQKIATLSGGEKGRLSLARIVFGGANLLLLDEPTNHLDLDAREALEDALLEFEGAIVFVSHDRWFVDRIATQILEIAPGGAVEVHDGNYSEMLRRKKEQERRRGEDKEKISLKGEEAGGASRGGGARSGAARTAGAQPGAAATHTPSKKSSSSSSSPDRAAERRRAKNQRILSDLEEVISRLEQEIRTLDVSLADPDVYRDGEKARGVSAARDAARKALEAKLWEWEETSRKLETHEVTA